From a single Fusobacterium ulcerans ATCC 49185 genomic region:
- a CDS encoding HAD family hydrolase, translating to MVKLIITDMDGTLLDDNNNINEEFWNIEKELNKKGIIFAAASGRQYYNLLHRFSSIKDDMLFIAENGTYVMYKNKELYVNTIPKEEAVKLIEASRGIERTHVVLCGKKSAYIEPCNEKFMEEFKKYYTELQIVDDITKVEDDILKLAVCDFMGSEKNCYTHFKKFENKYKVVVSGKIWLDIMMSDANKGKAVEMIQKKLDISYDETMIFGDYLNDLEMMSTGKYSFAMENAHPLLKAHSNFTAESNNNNGVIKAIKKYVL from the coding sequence TATGGACGGTACTCTCCTTGATGATAACAACAATATAAATGAAGAGTTCTGGAATATTGAAAAAGAACTTAATAAGAAAGGGATCATCTTTGCTGCTGCAAGTGGAAGACAGTACTACAATCTTCTTCACAGATTTTCCTCAATTAAAGATGATATGCTTTTTATAGCTGAAAATGGTACTTATGTTATGTATAAAAATAAAGAATTGTATGTTAATACAATTCCAAAAGAAGAAGCTGTGAAACTTATAGAAGCTTCTAGAGGAATAGAGAGAACTCATGTGGTGCTTTGTGGAAAAAAGTCTGCATATATAGAACCTTGCAATGAAAAATTTATGGAAGAATTTAAAAAATATTATACTGAACTGCAAATAGTTGATGATATTACAAAAGTGGAAGATGATATTTTAAAATTAGCTGTGTGTGATTTTATGGGTTCTGAAAAAAACTGCTATACTCATTTTAAAAAATTTGAAAATAAATACAAAGTAGTTGTTTCAGGAAAAATATGGTTGGACATTATGATGTCTGATGCTAACAAAGGAAAAGCTGTTGAGATGATTCAGAAAAAACTTGATATATCATATGATGAAACAATGATATTTGGAGATTATTTAAATGATCTTGAAATGATGTCTACAGGAAAGTACAGTTTTGCGATGGAAAATGCTCATCCTCTTTTAAAAGCACATTCTAACTTTACAGCTGAAAGCAACAATAATAATGGTGTAATAAAAGCTATAAAAAAATATGTTTTATAA
- a CDS encoding SIS domain-containing protein, giving the protein MSKYGEMLKFNEVEYRKSAELIKEARPYAEKAADELSARGYKNIFFTAVGGSLAPMMAMGEIAKQITEKPVFVEQAAELLVRGHKSLSKDSIVITLSKSGDTKETVAIANWCKKNKITVISCTKNQESPLAQNSDYIIPMRHENGVEYEYMLLFWLFFRLMKNNGDFNDYDKFADQLLNLPENLLEAKYKFDPIAREAGKKYYKEPYIIWVGGGEVWGETYLFSMCLLEEMQWIRTKSVTSAEFFHGTLEIVEKDVCVFLVKGAGKTRTLDERAERFLKDYTDKLTVIDTQDFELNGIDEKYRWIIAPTIASTVLVDRMAFHFEDNTKHSLDIRRYYRQFDY; this is encoded by the coding sequence ATGTCAAAGTATGGTGAAATGTTAAAATTTAATGAGGTAGAATATAGAAAAAGTGCAGAGTTGATAAAAGAAGCTCGTCCTTATGCAGAGAAAGCAGCAGATGAATTGTCAGCAAGAGGATATAAGAATATATTTTTTACAGCAGTAGGGGGAAGTTTAGCTCCTATGATGGCTATGGGGGAAATAGCAAAACAGATAACAGAGAAACCTGTCTTTGTAGAGCAGGCAGCAGAGCTTCTTGTAAGAGGACATAAATCACTATCAAAAGATTCAATAGTTATTACTTTATCAAAATCTGGAGATACAAAAGAAACAGTGGCAATAGCTAACTGGTGTAAAAAAAATAAGATAACTGTCATCAGTTGTACTAAAAATCAAGAATCACCTTTAGCCCAAAATTCAGATTATATTATTCCTATGAGACATGAGAATGGGGTAGAATATGAATATATGCTACTATTTTGGCTGTTTTTCAGATTAATGAAAAATAATGGAGATTTTAATGATTATGATAAGTTTGCAGATCAGTTGTTGAATCTTCCTGAAAATTTATTGGAAGCAAAATATAAATTTGATCCAATAGCAAGAGAAGCTGGAAAAAAATACTATAAAGAACCATATATAATATGGGTAGGTGGAGGAGAGGTATGGGGAGAAACTTATTTATTCTCTATGTGTTTATTGGAAGAGATGCAGTGGATAAGAACTAAATCAGTGACAAGTGCTGAATTTTTTCATGGAACTCTGGAAATAGTAGAAAAAGATGTATGTGTATTCCTTGTAAAAGGAGCTGGAAAAACTCGTACTTTAGATGAAAGAGCAGAAAGATTTTTAAAGGACTATACAGATAAACTTACAGTAATAGATACACAAGACTTTGAACTTAATGGAATAGATGAAAAATATCGTTGGATAATAGCTCCTACTATAGCTTCTACTGTACTGGTAGATCGTATGGCATTTCATTTTGAAGACAATACTAAGCATAGTCTTGATATCAGAAGATATTACAGACAATTTGACTATTAA
- a CDS encoding SIS domain-containing protein: MKVETEIEKETMLGNILEEEKVLKKIFIEFKDKNYMIIEKLKKQEIKNVLILATGSSMNAAQLARYFMESLLDINIDIKEPFNYYNYEKVNKNLDLVIAVSQSGKSASTIHALEYVKNSSNVKTLAVTSNSESLIGKYADMVLNLNFGIEQVGFVTKGFSATVLNLFLLAVLVGVEKNLISKNEEKKYLSEIEDVIKVVPQAVKVTEIYLLENKDELKKAVRFNAIGYGSCYGVAKEFETKFTETVRCPSQGFELEAYMHGPYLEADKSHVVFYLDNGGKLSERLKMLKNYMSPYVGKSITIGLNHGEINIKVGKKLNEHLAALLLVVPIQLMSCTIAGFKGINLGIKIFKDFDAVLKSKI; the protein is encoded by the coding sequence ATGAAAGTTGAAACAGAAATAGAAAAAGAAACAATGTTGGGCAATATTCTTGAGGAGGAAAAAGTATTAAAAAAAATATTTATAGAATTTAAAGATAAAAATTATATGATTATTGAGAAACTGAAAAAACAGGAGATAAAAAATGTATTGATTTTAGCTACTGGTTCATCAATGAATGCAGCACAGTTAGCTAGATATTTTATGGAAAGTTTATTGGATATAAATATAGATATAAAAGAACCTTTTAATTATTATAATTATGAAAAAGTAAACAAAAATTTAGATTTGGTAATAGCTGTATCTCAAAGTGGAAAAAGTGCTTCAACTATACATGCTCTTGAGTATGTAAAAAATAGCTCTAATGTAAAGACTCTTGCAGTAACTTCAAATTCAGAAAGTTTAATAGGAAAATATGCAGACATGGTGCTGAATCTCAACTTTGGAATAGAACAGGTAGGATTTGTAACTAAAGGATTCTCTGCTACAGTATTAAATCTTTTTTTACTGGCTGTATTAGTAGGAGTGGAAAAGAATTTAATTTCCAAAAATGAAGAGAAAAAGTATTTATCAGAGATAGAAGATGTAATAAAAGTAGTGCCTCAGGCAGTAAAAGTCACAGAGATATATCTGTTAGAAAATAAAGATGAACTGAAAAAAGCAGTGAGATTCAATGCTATTGGATATGGATCATGCTATGGAGTTGCCAAAGAATTTGAAACCAAGTTTACAGAAACAGTGAGATGTCCTTCACAGGGATTTGAACTGGAAGCATATATGCATGGACCTTATCTTGAAGCTGACAAGAGTCATGTGGTATTTTATCTGGATAATGGAGGAAAGTTAAGTGAAAGACTTAAAATGTTGAAAAATTATATGAGTCCATATGTAGGAAAAAGTATAACTATAGGACTTAATCATGGGGAGATAAATATCAAAGTAGGCAAAAAACTTAATGAACATCTGGCAGCTCTGCTTTTGGTTGTACCAATACAACTTATGAGCTGTACAATAGCAGGATTTAAAGGAATAAATCTGGGAATAAAAATATTTAAAGATTTTGATGCAGTACTGAAAAGTAAAATTTAA
- a CDS encoding PTS system mannose/fructose/sorbose family transporter subunit IID, protein MKTSNENKITEKELNRVFWRSFQMEFSWNYERQMNLGYIYAMIPVLQKLYANNKEGLKKALKRHLEFFNMTPHIVTLMLGISTAMEQENSESEDFDDNSINNIKTALMGPLSGIGDSFFWGTLRLIATGIGTALSLKGNILGPIMFLLIFNIPHIIIRYLLVKLGYKLGIEFLTKLEKTGAMEKLTFGASILGLIVIGAMAARMIEITIPLSLGSGDNAIGVQGILNDIMPGLLQLGTFGAVYYLLGKKVKPLAILLGMAVVGIIGSFIGLF, encoded by the coding sequence ATGAAGACTTCTAATGAAAATAAGATAACAGAAAAAGAGCTGAATAGAGTATTTTGGAGATCATTTCAGATGGAATTTTCATGGAATTATGAAAGACAAATGAATCTTGGATACATATATGCTATGATACCTGTTTTGCAGAAATTATATGCTAATAATAAAGAAGGACTAAAAAAAGCTTTGAAAAGACATCTTGAATTTTTTAATATGACACCTCATATAGTAACCCTTATGCTGGGAATCTCTACTGCTATGGAACAAGAAAATTCTGAATCAGAAGATTTTGATGATAATTCTATAAATAATATTAAAACTGCTTTAATGGGACCTCTATCTGGAATAGGAGATTCATTTTTCTGGGGAACTCTAAGACTCATAGCTACAGGAATAGGAACTGCACTTTCATTAAAAGGGAATATACTGGGACCTATTATGTTTCTCTTAATATTTAATATACCTCATATCATTATCAGATATCTTTTAGTAAAACTAGGATATAAACTGGGGATAGAATTTCTTACCAAGTTGGAAAAAACAGGAGCTATGGAAAAACTTACTTTTGGAGCATCCATATTGGGATTGATAGTAATAGGAGCTATGGCAGCCAGAATGATAGAAATAACAATTCCATTGAGCCTTGGAAGTGGAGATAATGCAATAGGAGTTCAGGGAATATTGAATGATATAATGCCAGGATTGTTACAACTTGGAACTTTTGGAGCAGTATACTATCTTCTTGGAAAGAAAGTAAAGCCTTTAGCTATTTTATTAGGAATGGCAGTAGTAGGAATAATAGGTTCATTCATTGGCTTATTTTAA
- a CDS encoding PTS mannose/fructose/sorbose/N-acetylgalactosamine transporter subunit IIC, producing the protein MLQALLLGVIAFIAQSEFALGTSLISRPIVTGLFTGLVMGDVKTGLIMGATLELAFIGSFSVGGAIPPDVVTGGILGVAFAIASNSGVEAVLLLALPIATFALVLKNIYLGILIPVLCHKADTYAEEGNCKGIERMQLLSGFGLSFMLAMIVFLSYLLGSNAISAVLKTIPNFVQQGLAVATGIIPALGFAMLARLLLNKTVVPYLFLGFAVAVYTEIPLTGIAILGAILAVITVNMTSGIKLRNTDKNNESEVEEDEDF; encoded by the coding sequence ATGTTACAAGCATTATTATTAGGAGTAATTGCTTTCATAGCACAAAGTGAATTTGCTCTGGGAACCAGTCTGATATCTAGACCGATAGTTACAGGACTGTTTACAGGACTTGTTATGGGAGATGTAAAAACAGGACTTATTATGGGAGCTACATTGGAACTTGCTTTTATAGGCTCATTTTCAGTAGGAGGGGCAATTCCACCAGATGTAGTGACAGGAGGAATACTTGGAGTTGCTTTCGCTATAGCTTCAAACTCAGGAGTAGAGGCAGTGTTACTTTTAGCTCTACCAATTGCTACATTTGCATTAGTATTAAAAAATATATATTTGGGAATTCTAATTCCTGTTCTGTGTCATAAAGCTGATACCTATGCTGAAGAGGGAAACTGTAAAGGGATAGAAAGAATGCAGCTGTTATCTGGATTTGGATTATCTTTCATGTTGGCAATGATAGTGTTTCTTTCTTATTTGCTGGGAAGTAATGCTATATCAGCTGTATTAAAAACTATACCTAATTTTGTACAGCAAGGATTAGCAGTAGCCACTGGAATAATTCCTGCTTTAGGGTTTGCAATGCTTGCTAGACTTCTTCTGAATAAGACAGTAGTACCATATCTTTTTCTTGGATTCGCTGTAGCAGTGTATACTGAGATTCCATTGACAGGGATAGCAATACTTGGGGCAATATTAGCAGTAATTACAGTAAACATGACAAGTGGAATAAAGCTGCGTAATACAGATAAAAATAATGAGAGTGAGGTGGAAGAAGATGAAGACTTCTAA
- a CDS encoding PTS sugar transporter subunit IIB: MILLLRVDHRMMHGQVAFSWTQNLGADCILIANDAVASDELRKTTMKLAKPQGVKLVIKNVEDGIIALNSGVTDKYKLFIVVESVEDAYKIASKVKTVQEINLGGIKSREGSRNISKTINLTEEEEEMLKKLIEKGIEIEIRQLPADSKIIYK, translated from the coding sequence ATGATACTTTTATTAAGAGTAGATCATAGAATGATGCATGGTCAGGTAGCATTTTCATGGACACAGAATTTAGGAGCTGATTGTATACTTATAGCAAATGATGCTGTAGCTTCAGATGAATTAAGAAAAACTACAATGAAACTGGCAAAACCACAGGGGGTAAAATTAGTAATAAAAAATGTAGAAGATGGAATAATAGCTTTAAATTCAGGAGTAACTGATAAATATAAACTCTTTATAGTAGTAGAATCTGTAGAAGATGCTTATAAAATTGCTTCAAAAGTAAAAACTGTACAAGAAATAAATTTAGGAGGAATAAAGAGCAGAGAGGGAAGCAGAAATATTTCTAAAACAATAAATTTGACAGAAGAAGAAGAAGAAATGTTGAAGAAGCTGATTGAAAAAGGAATAGAAATAGAAATCAGACAATTGCCAGCAGACAGTAAAATTATATATAAATAA
- a CDS encoding PTS sugar transporter subunit IIA: MIQFVMATHGKFAEGIKNSIEIVLGKFKNLECLSCYTEENFNLDREIDEILTKYKDKEIIAVTDIFGGSVNNAFMEKTVFNHNLYVVCGLNLSLMLALLGEYEEYEAVDELIKDAIANSSDAVKYCNFELEKNEKIEDEDF, translated from the coding sequence ATGATTCAGTTCGTAATGGCTACACATGGGAAATTTGCAGAAGGAATAAAGAATTCAATAGAAATAGTATTGGGGAAATTTAAAAATTTGGAGTGTTTATCGTGCTATACAGAGGAAAATTTTAATCTGGATAGAGAGATAGATGAAATATTAACAAAATATAAAGATAAAGAGATAATAGCTGTAACAGATATTTTTGGTGGAAGTGTAAATAATGCTTTTATGGAGAAAACAGTATTTAATCATAATCTGTATGTGGTGTGTGGGTTAAATCTTTCATTGATGCTGGCACTTTTAGGGGAATATGAAGAATATGAAGCAGTGGATGAGCTAATAAAAGATGCTATAGCTAATTCGTCAGATGCTGTAAAATATTGTAATTTTGAATTAGAAAAAAATGAAAAAATAGAAGATGAGGACTTTTAA